The following proteins are encoded in a genomic region of Sorangiineae bacterium MSr12523:
- a CDS encoding GIY-YIG nuclease family protein — MASSWFVYIARCADSSLYVGIARDVAARMAQHDAGTGARYTRGRGPLEVLATRRCASQGNALRLEYALKALSRDRKLALAASPGELSAFARDCIRRSKLRKSS; from the coding sequence GTGGCCTCCTCGTGGTTCGTCTACATCGCGCGCTGTGCGGACAGTTCTCTTTACGTGGGCATCGCCCGCGACGTGGCCGCCCGCATGGCCCAGCACGACGCCGGCACCGGCGCCCGCTACACGCGTGGCCGCGGCCCGCTGGAGGTCCTCGCTACGCGGCGGTGTGCCAGCCAGGGCAACGCCCTGCGCCTCGAATATGCGCTCAAGGCCCTTTCGCGCGACCGAAAGCTCGCGCTCGCGGCATCACCGGGCGAGCTGTCGGCGTTCGCGCGTGACTGCATCCGCAGGAGCAAATTGCGCAAATCGAGTTAG
- a CDS encoding aminotransferase class I and II: MRTVNVIRYVLPFREGGSVPALVEADDLGLYVVKLRGAAQGTKPLIAELVAGELARLAGLRVPEIVLAELDGALAASEPHREICEQLEASAGLNLALDYLPGSITFDPVVAPRPDPVTASRTVLLDAFVANVDRTPRNPNLLVWHTQLWLIDHGASLYFHHGWSPADPLDGVSDPFAEVRQHILLPWAKALDAAAAHLAAVFTDEALARIVEDIPAGWLGPEHGFSDEASHRAAYLGWLHARRANLPLLLEEATRALRV; encoded by the coding sequence ATGCGCACCGTGAACGTCATTCGGTATGTGCTTCCCTTTCGCGAAGGGGGCTCCGTGCCCGCGCTGGTCGAGGCCGACGATTTGGGCCTCTACGTCGTCAAACTGCGGGGTGCCGCGCAGGGCACCAAACCGCTCATCGCCGAACTCGTCGCGGGCGAGCTCGCTCGCCTGGCAGGCCTTCGCGTGCCGGAAATCGTGCTGGCGGAGCTCGATGGCGCCCTCGCAGCCAGCGAACCGCACCGCGAGATCTGCGAGCAGCTCGAGGCCAGCGCCGGATTGAACCTCGCGCTCGACTACCTGCCCGGCAGCATCACCTTCGATCCGGTGGTGGCACCTAGGCCCGATCCCGTCACGGCTTCCCGCACCGTGTTGCTCGATGCATTCGTGGCCAACGTGGACCGTACGCCGCGCAATCCGAACCTGCTCGTGTGGCACACGCAGTTGTGGCTGATCGATCACGGCGCCTCGCTGTACTTCCATCACGGGTGGAGCCCTGCGGATCCGCTCGACGGCGTGAGCGATCCCTTCGCCGAGGTGCGCCAGCACATTCTCCTGCCCTGGGCCAAGGCGCTCGATGCCGCAGCCGCGCACTTGGCGGCCGTCTTCACCGACGAGGCGCTCGCGCGCATCGTGGAGGACATCCCGGCGGGCTGGCTCGGTCCCGAACATGGCTTTTCCGACGAGGCATCGCACCGCGCGGCCTACCTCGGGTGGCTTCACGCGCGCCGGGCGAACCTTCCCCTGCTCCTAGAGGAGGCGACCCGTGCCCTGCGCGTTTGA
- a CDS encoding DUF3037 domain-containing protein has protein sequence MPCAFDYAIVRVVPRVEREEFINAGVIVFCDARDYLAAGIALDEARLLALFRAVDLDLVRQHLAAIPLVCEGKGPIGQLPLRERWHWLTAPRSTILQVSPPHTGLTDAPEEALARLMGTYC, from the coding sequence GTGCCCTGCGCGTTTGATTACGCCATCGTGCGCGTCGTCCCGCGGGTCGAGCGCGAGGAATTCATCAACGCCGGCGTGATTGTCTTCTGCGATGCGCGCGATTACCTCGCCGCCGGCATCGCGCTCGACGAAGCGCGCCTGCTCGCGCTTTTTCGCGCCGTGGACCTCGATCTCGTGCGGCAGCACCTCGCGGCCATTCCCCTGGTCTGCGAGGGAAAAGGTCCCATCGGGCAGCTGCCGCTGCGTGAGCGGTGGCATTGGCTCACCGCCCCGCGCAGCACCATTTTGCAGGTCTCACCCCCGCACACGGGCCTCACCGATGCACCGGAGGAGGCCCTGGCGAGGTTGATGGGCACTTACTGCTGA
- the alkB gene encoding DNA oxidative demethylase AlkB codes for MTIGLFDDSQDGRRPREPLAEGAVLLVRFAKSMEMELAAALDAIIGAAPFRHMMTPGGFRMSVAMTNCGQAGWVTDARGYRYDPIDPETGRPWPPLPPSFLDLAARAAKEAGYGGFVPDSCLINRYEPGSRLSLHQDRNERDFSAPIVSVSLGLPATFLFGGAQRSDRPRRIRLEHGDIAVWGGPSRLAFHGVAQLEDGHHPIFGGRRINLTFRKAL; via the coding sequence GTGACGATTGGCCTTTTCGACGATTCGCAGGATGGACGGCGGCCACGCGAGCCGTTGGCGGAAGGCGCCGTGCTGCTCGTGCGCTTTGCCAAAAGCATGGAGATGGAGCTCGCCGCCGCGCTGGATGCCATCATTGGCGCTGCCCCCTTTCGTCATATGATGACTCCTGGCGGATTTCGCATGTCCGTGGCCATGACCAATTGCGGCCAGGCGGGCTGGGTCACCGATGCACGCGGCTACCGCTACGATCCGATCGACCCGGAGACGGGCCGCCCATGGCCGCCGTTGCCGCCATCGTTTCTCGATCTCGCGGCGCGCGCCGCCAAGGAAGCGGGCTACGGCGGCTTCGTGCCGGACTCGTGCCTCATCAACCGGTACGAGCCGGGCTCGCGCTTGTCGCTGCATCAGGACCGCAACGAGCGCGACTTCTCCGCGCCCATCGTTTCGGTGTCGCTGGGCCTGCCGGCAACGTTTTTGTTCGGGGGCGCGCAGCGCTCGGATCGACCTCGCCGCATTCGCCTCGAGCACGGGGACATTGCGGTGTGGGGAGGGCCTTCCCGGCTCGCATTTCACGGTGTCGCGCAACTCGAAGACGGTCACCACCCGATCTTCGGCGGCCGCCGCATCAATCTGACATTCCGCAAAGCGTTGTGA
- a CDS encoding cytochrome c-type biogenesis protein CcmH: MPRLFATLFGLCFTFIVVTAFAQHGEAMLEGRLLAPCCWTQTLDIHESPLATELRTEIHGRLDQGESAEVIEEDLVARYGERIRAIPKGHDPRAAVSFASAGAMLLSAIGLLWLLRRWTRPRMALAAPRTGTRDEYDARLDDELRELDHP; this comes from the coding sequence ATGCCCCGACTGTTCGCAACGCTCTTCGGCCTATGCTTCACATTTATCGTGGTGACCGCATTTGCCCAACATGGCGAGGCCATGCTCGAGGGCCGGCTCCTTGCGCCGTGCTGCTGGACGCAGACGTTGGACATCCACGAGTCGCCGCTCGCCACCGAGCTGCGAACCGAAATCCATGGGCGGCTCGACCAAGGCGAGTCCGCCGAGGTCATCGAAGAGGATCTGGTCGCGCGCTACGGCGAGCGGATCCGCGCCATCCCCAAGGGGCACGATCCGCGCGCGGCGGTGAGCTTCGCCAGCGCCGGCGCCATGCTCCTCAGTGCCATTGGCCTCTTGTGGCTCCTGCGCCGCTGGACGCGCCCGCGTATGGCGCTTGCGGCACCACGCACCGGCACGCGCGACGAGTACGATGCGCGCCTCGACGACGAGCTGCGCGAACTCGACCATCCATAG
- a CDS encoding methionine--tRNA ligase — protein sequence MTRKAVFVSTAIPYVNAAPHLGFALEVILADAFARHARASGAEVRFVSGTDDNSLKNVRAAEAAGLSPRAFVDAHAEHYRDLQPLLGASFDDFVRTSADPRHADAVQALWEACARAGDLEKRTYQGLYCVGCEAFYEPSELVDGVCAEHGSAPEVVEEENWFFRLSRYQARISEAIASGELRIHPPWRGREIAQFVAAGLRDVSVSRSRARARGWGISVPGDPEQVIYVWFDGLAYYLTSGFWTGTERRIQVVGKGIARFHAVLWPALLLAAGLPLPTDLCVHGYLTVKGRKIGKSAGNGIEPQAVVARYGADALRYYLLRHVGPSQDADVNEDRLTAVYTSELADALGNLVSRTLGLVRRLPGGIAPEGASDDALSARARALPKAVDDACERLAPDDALRAIWTLVAAANKHLSDGAPWSAASAREAWAVLHPTLTAIEAIGRALVPFLPTTAEAIARALENPTAAAPVLFPKTNLNLEEDSCPRGT from the coding sequence ATGACCCGAAAAGCCGTCTTCGTTTCCACCGCCATCCCGTACGTCAACGCGGCACCGCACCTAGGTTTCGCGTTGGAGGTGATCCTCGCGGACGCCTTCGCCCGCCACGCCCGCGCGAGCGGCGCCGAAGTGCGCTTCGTCAGCGGCACCGATGACAATAGCCTGAAGAACGTGCGCGCCGCCGAGGCCGCCGGCCTCTCGCCGCGTGCCTTCGTGGACGCGCACGCGGAGCACTACCGCGATTTGCAACCGCTGCTCGGCGCATCGTTCGACGACTTCGTCCGCACCAGCGCAGACCCACGCCACGCCGACGCGGTGCAAGCGTTGTGGGAGGCTTGCGCGCGTGCCGGAGATCTCGAGAAGCGTACCTACCAAGGCCTCTACTGCGTAGGCTGCGAAGCGTTCTACGAGCCGTCCGAGCTCGTGGACGGCGTGTGCGCAGAGCATGGGAGCGCCCCCGAGGTGGTCGAAGAGGAAAACTGGTTCTTCCGCCTGTCGCGCTACCAGGCGCGCATCTCCGAGGCCATCGCATCCGGCGAACTGCGGATACACCCACCGTGGCGCGGGCGCGAAATCGCGCAGTTCGTGGCTGCGGGCCTGCGCGACGTGAGCGTCTCGCGTTCACGTGCTCGAGCGCGCGGCTGGGGAATCAGCGTTCCGGGCGATCCCGAGCAAGTGATTTACGTATGGTTCGACGGGCTCGCGTATTACCTGACCTCCGGCTTCTGGACCGGCACCGAGCGGCGCATCCAAGTCGTGGGGAAGGGGATCGCCCGTTTCCACGCGGTGCTTTGGCCCGCGCTGCTCCTCGCCGCGGGCTTGCCGCTTCCCACGGATCTCTGTGTCCACGGCTACCTCACGGTGAAGGGGCGCAAGATCGGCAAATCCGCCGGAAACGGCATCGAGCCCCAGGCGGTGGTGGCACGCTATGGCGCGGATGCGCTCCGCTATTACCTGCTTCGTCACGTGGGCCCATCGCAAGATGCCGACGTGAACGAGGACCGGCTGACAGCGGTATACACATCCGAGCTGGCCGATGCCCTGGGGAACCTCGTCTCGCGCACCCTGGGCCTGGTTCGACGCCTCCCCGGCGGTATTGCCCCGGAAGGAGCCTCGGACGATGCGCTCTCCGCGCGCGCGCGCGCACTGCCGAAGGCCGTCGACGACGCGTGCGAACGGCTCGCGCCGGACGACGCGCTTCGGGCCATTTGGACGCTGGTTGCCGCCGCGAACAAGCATCTCTCCGATGGCGCGCCATGGTCGGCCGCGAGTGCGCGCGAGGCGTGGGCCGTTCTGCATCCCACGCTGACGGCCATCGAGGCCATCGGCCGCGCCCTCGTTCCCTTTTTGCCGACGACGGCCGAGGCCATTGCGCGTGCGCTCGAGAATCCTACTGCGGCAGCGCCGGTGCTTTTTCCAAAGACGAATCTCAATTTGGAAGAAGACTCATGTCCGCGCGGTACGTGA